Within the Opitutaceae bacterium TAV5 genome, the region TCTTCATGCAGTACCTGCGTAGCGGAGATCCTGCGCTTTTTCGCCGTGCCGCTGTCATGGCGCGACAGTTTCGCGATGTTGCCATCCTGCATGCCTCCCAAAATTCCAAATGGATCCAGACGCATGCTGCCGGTCTTCACACCACAGGCCACTGGCACGTTGGCCATTACTGGATCACCGGCCTCATCGGCCATTATCTGCTCACCGGTGACAGGCGCTCCTTCGAAGCCGCCCGCGGCACCGCCGCCGAACTTCTCTCGCGCCACAAGCTCCGCTACACCGGACGCGAACGCGCCCGTGTCCTTCTGCATCTCGCCGAACTGTACGAACTGACGCACTACAAGATCCTGCGTACGGCGTTCGAAACGCATCTCTCCCACGACGTCCCCATGGAGACCGGCACCTACTACGCCGGCATCAACATCATGGCCCTGGAAAAATGGCGTTCCGTCACCGGAGGTTCGCCGGCGCTCGACACCCGCATCGGAGCTTATGGACACCAGCTCCTCGATGTTGTCGCCAAAGGCAATCTGCTCGAAACGGTGGGCGAGGACCGTTCGCAATTCATCTTTGAAGCTGCCGCCGCGCTCGCGGCCCGCACCGGCGATCCCGCATACCTGCATGCTTTTGCCGATCTGCTTCCCGTGCAGGCGATGGGCGCGCACAGCATGGGCGCAAACGCCGTGCGCGGGGCCGCCTGGCTCTGGCAGGCCGATCGCCTTGGCGTGCCGCTCTCGCCGCTCACGCCCGCGCATCCGGCAGGCATTGCCCTCCTCACGGGACGCGCCGGCGGCCGGCATGACGCCGCCCTCACCTTCCGTATCCACCCCGGAGCCGGCGCTTCCTCTCCGACCGTTGTCCGGCTCTACAAACAAATCGGATTTCGCGCCGGCAAAAACGCGTCCGACGACGTTCTGGATTATCGGCTCACCTCCGGCAATCCTCCCTCCGTGGAACTTGCTGCCGGCTCCCTTGCCGGTCCGAAATTCGGGATTCTCGATCTGCCGCCGCTGCCACCATTCGCTTCCGACGTCCGCCTGATCCTGCATTGTGGCGGCGATGCCCAGGCGGAACTCTCCGTTACCCACGCGGACGTGTCGCTGGCAGCGCACGACTGGTTATTCTTCCGCCAGCATCGGCATGGTAACGGATTTGTCCGTTTCGACATCATGCCGGCGACACCGGCATCGGATATCGTCATCGCCCTCGACTGGCGGTTCGTCGATCCCGGATCAATTGCCGCAGTGGAATTGCTGGACCCCCAAGGCAGGGTCGTTGCACATGCCCGCCGGGGTCGTTCCCTTGGTAATGACTGGGATGATACGGGGGCTCCCTTCGAAGACCCGCAGCACCTTGTGCTGCGTCTGCCGCCTGGTGCTGATACCGGGGTTCCCCTGCGCATGGAAATGCAGGCTGCCAAATGGCTCGGCTGGCGCGTGGAAGCTGGCCTGAAAGAACCGTGGCTGGCTGTTCCGGAAAGCCAGCCGGCACAACCCTGAACGGCATCGTAATCCGTATTCTCAAGGCCCGGGACGACGCCGCTCCGCGGACAGCGTCCAGTTTTTCAGACCATACTCCATCTGCGCGGCCTCGAGTTCGCGGAGCGTCTGCGCCTCGCGCAGGCGGCTGGCGCGCGCGTCGTCGCCCTCGCCCGGCGCGAGCCAGAAGGCCGTCAGCACGCCGTCCTCGGCCCGGCTGTTGCGGCTCGTGTCGCGGATGGCCGAGCGCAGGTCGGCGCGCACCGCCTCCGGAAACAGTTCGTCCATCACACGCGCAAAATTTTCCGCCGAGCCGCGCGGCCCCACCAGCTCGTGAAGCTGCCCGCGATAGATTCGCGAGCACTCGCCGGGGCCGCCCGCGGCCACGCCGGTCAGTTCGCACGAGAATCCCGACGGCCAGCCGTCGGACAACGGTTCGAACACCTCGAGACCGGGCGGCGGCGTCACCCCGACCACCGACGAAAGGCGGTTGGACTCCGTCATCACCCGCTGCGACACGGACTGGCTCGTGAGAAACCGCAGGAAATCCACCGCCCGGTCGGCGTTCAGCGAGGCCCGGGTGACGCCCATCGCGTTGCCCGGCGGGATGCCGAGTTCGGAGACCGGGCCGAGCACATTGCGCCCGAACTGCGGATCCTCCGGCAGCGGCACCGGCACGGTGAATGCCGTGAGCCGGAAGGGCGTCTGTGTGATCACCGTATCCGCTTCCCAACTACCCGTGGCGAGCATGACGGCCCGGCGCTGCGTGAAGTAAAACATGCTGTCCTCGCGCTGGAGCTGGGCAAAACCCTCGACCGTCTGCCGGCCCACCTCGCCCATGATGGCGACGCCGTCCATGACGGCGGGCGTGCGGCTCCAGTTCCAGTCGCCGCGCAGGTAGCCCAGGGCCACGTCGCGCGCGGAGAACGCGAGGCTTTGGTAAGGGTTGATCTGCAAGGCGAGCTTCTGCGTCTGGCTGGCGAAGAGATGCCGGAGGATGGGCAGGGCGTGCGTCTGCGAGCCGGCGACGGGCACGATCGGCACCCCGCGCTCGCGGGCGTAGTCCCGGATGCGGTGGCACAGCTCCATGAATGCGGCGTAGTCGCGGGGAGGTTCTTCCGAACCGGTGATCTGACGGAGAAGCTCGGCATTGGCGAAGACACGCACGGTGCCGACGGTCAGGGGAATGCCGTAAACCTGCTGCAACGAGGCGCGGTAGGCGGGCGCGCTGACGAGGCCGTCGATGAAGGTGTCGCGCCAGGGGACGCCTTCCAGCGGCGTGCCGGCGTTCCAGGGGTTGGGCTGCTCGGTCCACGGGTCGAGCGGCAGGAAAAAACGCGCGAGAAACTCGTCGGCCTGGCCGCGGTCCATGTCGGCGATGTCGGGCGCGGTGCCGCCCACCATCTGCGTGCGCAGCCACGAGGCCCAGAGCTTGAGCGGCACGCGGATCTGCTCGACGCGCACGCCGGGATTGAGCCGCTCGTACTCTCGGATGGCGTCGTCGTAGGAGCGCACGATGCCTTCGTGGATCGTCACGTGCGCGAAGCGGAGATGGATGACGGCGGTGTCGGCGGCCGCCCCGTCGGCGGAGATGCGCGCCCGGTTGAACACACGCAGGGCGGCGGTCGCGAAGGCCGCGAGCAACAGGCAGAGGCCGATCCAGGGAAGGATGCGTTTCATCGGGTGGAAAGGGTGGAAACAACGGAGGGAGATGCGGACGCGGCCGGCGCTGGCGCCGCGATTGCCGGCGCGCCGTCGAGCTCCGCCAGTTGCCGGCGGATCATGTAAACGCGCTGGTCGCGCCGGTGTTTTTCGAGAAACCGCTCGCAGGCGGCGCGGGCGGTGTCGGTGCGGCCTTGCTCGCGGGCGAGTTCGGCGATGCTGGCGAGCACGGAGGCGGAATTGGCCGGCACGATCATGCCGGCCTCGTCGGCCCGGAGAAGATGGGCGAGCGCGAGGTCCGGCGAGATCCGGAAAAAGAGGTAGCTGCGCGCCATCACGAGGTGATAGTCGCGAAGGGCGGCGGGATCGGTGAGCGCGGGCTCCCGCGCCTCGAGCCCGGCGAGCACGCGGGCGGGATCGTCGCCGAGGCGGTAAATGCGGAGGGCGACCAGCCGGGGCACGGCAGCCTGCGCGGCGGGATGCGAGGGCGCATCGTCGACGAGCGCCTGGTAACGCGCGGCCGCGAGTTTCAGGTCGGGCTCGAACAGGTGGACTTCGGCGATGCGGGCACGCAGGTAGCGGGCAAACGGGGCGGTGGCATCGGGTGCGGCGGCGAGTCCCTCCAGAAGCTGGTCGGCGCGGGCCACGTTGTCGCGCGTGCGCGGCTGCGTGTTGAGCAGGGCCACGGCACGACCGATGGCGAGCGCAGGCGGCACTTCACTCCCGGCGGGCAGGGCTCCGGTCGCCGCACCGAAGGCCGGCATCGTCTCGGTAAAACGCCGTTCGCG harbors:
- a CDS encoding sugar ABC transporter substrate-binding protein, encoding MKRILPWIGLCLLLAAFATAALRVFNRARISADGAAADTAVIHLRFAHVTIHEGIVRSYDDAIREYERLNPGVRVEQIRVPLKLWASWLRTQMVGGTAPDIADMDRGQADEFLARFFLPLDPWTEQPNPWNAGTPLEGVPWRDTFIDGLVSAPAYRASLQQVYGIPLTVGTVRVFANAELLRQITGSEEPPRDYAAFMELCHRIRDYARERGVPIVPVAGSQTHALPILRHLFASQTQKLALQINPYQSLAFSARDVALGYLRGDWNWSRTPAVMDGVAIMGEVGRQTVEGFAQLQREDSMFYFTQRRAVMLATGSWEADTVITQTPFRLTAFTVPVPLPEDPQFGRNVLGPVSELGIPPGNAMGVTRASLNADRAVDFLRFLTSQSVSQRVMTESNRLSSVVGVTPPPGLEVFEPLSDGWPSGFSCELTGVAAGGPGECSRIYRGQLHELVGPRGSAENFARVMDELFPEAVRADLRSAIRDTSRNSRAEDGVLTAFWLAPGEGDDARASRLREAQTLRELEAAQMEYGLKNWTLSAERRRPGP